A genomic window from Terriglobia bacterium includes:
- a CDS encoding SAM-dependent chlorinase/fluorinase, with translation MAHPIITLTTDYGTSEHLVGTIKGAILNVNPDATIVDITHAVAPFDVLDGALAIASAYRFFPPHSIHVVIVDPGVGTERRPLLVRAASQYFIAPDNGVLSIVYEQNDDVVVRMLTAEHYFLHPISQTFHGRDVFAPVAGWLSKTWLPASMGDEITDFKRFSLPKPKTENGLMKGVILKVDHFGNLMTNLTTADLPEGILKSAAVQMKVNERDVKRLVANFAQGEPNEPVAIIGSSGYIEIAVNKNSAARVLAAGRGAAVTLAIS, from the coding sequence GTGGCGCATCCGATCATAACGCTGACCACCGATTACGGCACCAGCGAACATCTTGTGGGCACGATCAAGGGCGCGATTCTGAACGTGAATCCGGACGCGACGATCGTGGACATCACGCACGCCGTGGCGCCCTTCGACGTGCTGGACGGGGCGCTGGCCATCGCCTCCGCTTACCGTTTCTTCCCTCCGCACTCCATTCACGTGGTGATCGTGGACCCCGGGGTGGGCACGGAGCGCCGGCCGCTGCTGGTGCGGGCTGCTTCGCAATACTTCATCGCGCCGGACAATGGCGTGCTCTCCATCGTCTACGAGCAAAACGACGACGTGGTCGTGCGCATGCTCACCGCCGAGCACTACTTTCTCCACCCCATCAGTCAGACGTTTCACGGACGCGACGTCTTCGCGCCGGTGGCCGGATGGCTCTCCAAGACCTGGCTGCCGGCCAGCATGGGCGACGAGATCACGGACTTCAAGCGCTTCTCCCTGCCCAAGCCCAAGACGGAGAACGGGCTGATGAAGGGCGTGATCCTGAAAGTGGATCACTTCGGCAACTTGATGACCAACCTCACGACCGCGGACCTTCCCGAAGGAATACTGAAGTCCGCCGCGGTGCAGATGAAGGTGAACGAGCGCGACGTCAAGCGCCTGGTGGCCAACTTCGCGCAGGGCGAACCGAACGAGCCGGTGGCCATCATCGGGTCGAGCGGATATATCGAAATCGCGGTGAACAAGAATAGCGCGGCGCGGGTGCTGGCGGCGGGCCGCGGCGCCGCGGTGACGCTGGCTATTTCGTAG
- a CDS encoding ABC transporter permease, giving the protein MSAPAAVRNFLRHSLLGRLGFAAAALLLAAALLAPWIAPADPAAQNLAARLESPGAGHWMGTDELGRDITARVLYGARISLFVAVCVVCGCGLTGLAIGMLSGYAGGWFDRIVNVVLLNAFLSFPGVLLAIAFAAFLGPGIGKVILALVITGWAGYARLARAQVLKVKELEYVLAARSLGASHARLLLRHLLPNILQPILIQATIGMAGAILAESTLSFLGLGVLAPVPSWGAMLNDARSHLFDAPHMVVFPALAVMTAVLAFNLLGDAWRDWLDPRTRAHLQSLDLAR; this is encoded by the coding sequence ATGAGCGCCCCGGCCGCAGTGCGCAACTTTCTTCGCCACAGCCTGCTCGGCCGTCTGGGCTTCGCCGCCGCCGCCCTGCTGTTGGCCGCCGCGCTGCTCGCTCCGTGGATCGCTCCGGCGGATCCCGCGGCGCAGAATCTTGCGGCGCGCCTGGAATCTCCCGGGGCAGGGCACTGGATGGGCACGGACGAACTTGGCCGGGACATCACTGCCCGCGTTCTCTACGGCGCGCGCATCTCGCTCTTCGTCGCCGTCTGCGTCGTCTGCGGATGCGGGCTGACCGGCCTGGCCATCGGGATGCTATCCGGTTACGCCGGCGGCTGGTTCGACCGCATCGTCAACGTCGTCCTCCTCAACGCCTTTCTTTCCTTTCCCGGCGTGCTCCTGGCCATCGCCTTCGCGGCCTTTCTCGGCCCGGGCATCGGCAAGGTCATCCTCGCGCTGGTTATAACGGGCTGGGCGGGCTACGCCCGTTTGGCGCGCGCCCAGGTGCTGAAGGTCAAAGAACTCGAGTACGTCCTGGCCGCGCGCTCGCTGGGCGCTTCGCATGCGCGCCTGCTCCTGCGCCACCTCCTGCCCAATATCCTTCAGCCCATTCTCATTCAGGCCACCATCGGCATGGCCGGAGCCATCCTCGCCGAATCCACGCTGAGTTTCCTGGGCCTGGGCGTCCTCGCCCCCGTACCCAGCTGGGGCGCCATGCTCAACGACGCCCGCAGCCATCTCTTCGACGCCCCGCACATGGTGGTCTTTCCGGCGCTCGCGGTGATGACCGCGGTTCTGGCCTTCAATCTTCTCGGTGATGCCTGGCGGGACTGGCTCGACCCGCGCACCCGCGCCCACTTGCAATCCCTGGACCTCGCCCGGTAG